Proteins encoded by one window of Kribbella flavida DSM 17836:
- a CDS encoding sensor histidine kinase — MVSLRRSGAAPDAEAPAASGTTVSEPGTPPTTGVRAAGWERPGPTPQQRRDDVVLGLGLAMVSVIGTELARGSYPTPVDLGIGGVEPYVLSVLVTLPLCFRRRFPLTVLLVVSVLFVVAGERTLFAFAGNLVTQATQFMAIYAAAAWAKDRRRMKLAVVVVFVAMFCWLFYGFVQALRNDAIKGANDGLLSPYVSYVVLNFGVNVAYFFGAYFWGRTAWGVARQRHELEAQAAELARQQQTNARRAVIDERLRISRELHDVVAHHISSIGIQAGGARRVMESDPAAAKNALSVIENSSRTAVNEMRQLLGMLRAADPDLDDEELGVAAHKAPQAGADRLPALVVEAGGEGLEIGFHQIGRPVKLPETVSVSVYRIAQEALTNVRRHSTARTAHVTLRYLDETAVEVEVIDDGRPKHAPVGSRLGHVGIRERVALLGGESEIGPRPVGGFRVRARIPLTTPVPVEAGGGDSPPTPSADGVPAPAEGAAPRLAPPADGGEPVDGETDRPVQQSEGATQ, encoded by the coding sequence CCGGTTGGGAACGGCCGGGGCCGACCCCGCAGCAGCGGCGCGACGACGTCGTCCTGGGGCTCGGGCTGGCGATGGTCTCGGTGATCGGCACCGAACTGGCCCGCGGCAGCTACCCGACCCCGGTCGACCTGGGCATCGGCGGTGTCGAGCCGTACGTGCTGAGCGTGCTGGTGACCCTGCCGCTGTGTTTCCGGCGGCGGTTTCCGCTGACGGTGCTGCTGGTGGTGTCGGTGCTGTTCGTCGTCGCGGGGGAGCGGACCCTGTTCGCCTTCGCCGGCAACCTGGTCACCCAGGCGACCCAGTTCATGGCGATCTACGCGGCAGCGGCCTGGGCGAAGGACCGGCGGCGGATGAAGCTGGCCGTGGTCGTGGTGTTCGTCGCGATGTTCTGCTGGCTGTTCTACGGGTTCGTGCAGGCGCTGCGCAACGACGCGATCAAGGGCGCGAACGACGGACTGCTGTCGCCGTACGTGTCGTACGTCGTGCTGAACTTCGGCGTCAACGTGGCCTACTTCTTCGGCGCGTACTTCTGGGGCCGGACCGCGTGGGGTGTCGCCCGGCAGCGTCACGAACTGGAGGCACAGGCTGCCGAGCTGGCCCGGCAGCAGCAGACGAACGCCCGCCGCGCGGTCATCGACGAGCGGCTGCGCATCTCCCGGGAGCTGCACGACGTGGTCGCGCACCACATCAGCAGCATCGGCATCCAGGCCGGTGGCGCGCGCCGGGTGATGGAGTCGGACCCGGCGGCGGCCAAGAACGCGCTGAGCGTGATCGAGAACTCGAGCCGGACCGCCGTGAACGAGATGCGCCAGCTGCTGGGCATGCTGCGCGCCGCCGACCCGGACCTGGACGACGAGGAACTCGGGGTAGCGGCGCACAAGGCGCCGCAGGCAGGAGCGGACCGGCTGCCGGCACTCGTGGTGGAGGCGGGCGGTGAGGGGCTGGAGATCGGGTTCCACCAGATCGGCCGGCCGGTGAAGCTGCCGGAGACGGTGTCGGTGTCGGTCTACCGGATCGCGCAGGAGGCGCTGACGAACGTGCGCCGGCACTCGACCGCCCGTACCGCGCACGTCACACTGCGGTACCTGGACGAGACGGCCGTCGAGGTCGAGGTGATCGACGACGGCCGCCCCAAGCACGCCCCGGTCGGCAGCCGGCTGGGTCACGTCGGCATCCGCGAGCGCGTTGCCCTGCTCGGCGGCGAGAGCGAGATCGGCCCGCGACCGGTGGGCGGCTTCCGCGTCCGGGCCCGGATCCCGCTCACCACGCCCGTCCCGGTCGAGGCCGGTGGTGGCGACTCGCCTCCCACGCCTTCGGCGGACGGCGTACCGGCGCCTGCCGAAGGGGCGGCGCCGCGCCTCGCCCCACCCGCCGACGGCGGTGAGCCGGTGGATGGGGAGACTGACCGACCTGTGCAGCAGTCCGAAGGAGCAACGCAGTGA
- a CDS encoding response regulator transcription factor, whose protein sequence is MRVLLVDDQDLVRAGFRMILSVEQDIEVVGEAADGEKAVELALDLRPDVVLMDVQMPGLDGIAATQRIVAADAGKVVILTTFDRDDYLFESLGAGASGFLLKNTAPEDLVEAIQVVHSGHALLAPEVTRRVIKRFAGGGERVYRPDLVAELTDREREVLGLIARGLTNTEIAGQLFVGEATVKTHVSRVLLKLGLRDRVQAVVFAYECGLVVPGDDATS, encoded by the coding sequence ATGCGGGTCCTGCTGGTCGACGACCAGGACCTGGTGCGGGCCGGGTTCCGGATGATCCTGTCGGTCGAGCAGGACATCGAGGTGGTCGGCGAGGCCGCCGACGGTGAGAAGGCGGTCGAGCTGGCGCTGGACCTGCGCCCGGACGTCGTCCTGATGGACGTCCAGATGCCCGGCCTCGACGGCATCGCCGCGACCCAGCGGATCGTCGCCGCCGACGCCGGCAAGGTGGTGATCCTGACCACGTTCGACCGCGACGACTACCTGTTCGAGTCGCTCGGCGCGGGCGCGAGCGGGTTCCTGCTGAAGAACACCGCCCCCGAGGACCTGGTCGAGGCGATCCAGGTCGTGCACTCCGGCCACGCGCTGCTCGCCCCCGAGGTGACCCGCCGCGTGATCAAGCGGTTCGCCGGCGGCGGAGAGCGGGTCTACCGCCCGGATCTGGTCGCCGAACTCACCGACCGCGAGCGCGAGGTGCTCGGCCTGATCGCGCGCGGCCTGACCAACACCGAGATCGCCGGCCAGCTGTTCGTCGGGGAGGCCACCGTCAAGACGCACGTCTCCCGCGTCCTGCTCAAGCTCGGTCTGCGCGACCGGGTTCAAGCTGTCGTGTTCGCCTACGAGTGCGGCCTGGTCGTGCCCGGCGACGACGCCACCAGCTGA